The following DNA comes from Edaphobacter lichenicola.
AGCATAAGCACAACCCCGCTTCGTCACTGGCACGGCAGCAGCACAAAAATCGAGATCGAGCGCGTAAAGGACTACCGCGCACCCGGACCCGGCGACATCGAGAAGGTCAAAGCCGCAACGAAACTTCCCCCGCTTTGCAACTACCCCGGCGAGGGATTCGCACAGATGACACAGGCCGAATGGGACAAGAAGCACAAGGACTACAAGACCACTCGCGCCGTCGATGCGACCGCGACCCATGCGCGGCATCGGGTACGTCATGCAATGACCACAGGCTACAAATACGGTCACATCTTCATCACCGACGCCAAGCGGGTTGACCCACCCGCCGCGCCGCTTGCCCCTGCCGATCCCGAGGTTTTCGCGCGTGAGAAGGATTTGCGCCAAGGCACCGACGTTAGTCCTTCTATGGAAATGAGCCGCGCGATTCACGCGGCCATTCCGAAGGATGACCGTATTCCCAGCTATGAGCAACTACACGAGATGGGCAAAGCAGCAGCAGCAGGGGTTCAGGTTGTCATTGCTCCGCAGCTCTTCCCTACCCCACCCGAGTTGGCGGACCGTATGGTCGCGCTTGCGGACATTCGCCCAGGGCAACAGGTTTTAGAACCCTCCGCAGGAACAGGCCGAATCATTGATGCGATTCGCCGCAATGCTCACGGCTACGCGATCACGGCGGTTGAGCTGAATTGCAATATGGCTCACCGGCTCCGCACGATTGATTGTGTCGATGACACACGGCAGGCCGATTTCTTGGAGTGCAACGGCGATCTAGGAACATTCGACCGCATTGTTATGAATCCTCCGTTTTCGAACGCAGATGATATCAAGCACATTATGCACGCCTTGAAGATGTTGAAGCCCGGAGGCCGACTCGTCGCCATCTGTGCCAACGGCCCGAGGCAGAACGACAAGCTAAGGCCCATCGTTGAAGCGCGCGGCGGTATCTGGGAAGAATTGCCTTCCGATACTTTCATCAGCACAGGTACAAGCGTTCGCACCGTGCTCCTCATGCTGGACGCATAACCAGGTGCCGCCCGCTTCAGAGTAAACCGCCGCGATGCGGCCTCCGAAGCGGGCGCAAGGGGACAAACCCCGTCGGTTTTTCCCCTTGACCGCTTTTCCCGCTATACGGGGACAACGCTGAGACAGGCGCTATTCTGTTCCTATGTGCGGACGATACGGACGACGAAGCGACAAGCAATACATCGCAGAGCACTACGCCATGCGCCGCAAGATTGCCGATCTTCCGCCCATGCCACCTGGGTACAACATCACCCCCGGCACATTCCAACCAGTTGTGCGCCTAAGTGAAGAAACAGGCGAGCGGGAGATGAGCCTGATGGAGTGGGGCCTGGTTCCGTATTGGTCGAAAATGCACAAGATGATTTCGAATTGTGCCCGCGATGACAAGCTCACCATTAGCGGGGCATGGATCAAGCCTTTTCAGCAACGCCGCTGCCTGATTCCCGGTGAGTTCTTCTATGAGTGGGAGGTGCCCACTCCAGAGGACAAGAGACGAAAGATTACTAAACCGTGGGCGGTTGCGCTCACGGATGACAGGCTCTTTTCTTTCGGCGGCATCTGGGATAGGTGGAAGGATAGAGCAAGCGGTAACGTGCTGGAGAGCTTCGCAATCGTCACTGTGGACCCGAACGAGGTTCTTGAGCCATTTCACAATCGCTGTCCACTCATCCTTGAGCCGAAGGACTACGACCGCTGGCTTGCGCCCGCCGAATCGTCGCACTTGCCGATTGACCTTGTGAGGACATACCCTTCTGAAAGTATGAAGGCGTGGAGAGTAGCGCCGTTGAAGGGCGATGGCCCGCAATTGCTGGAGCCACTGACAAACCCACTTGAGGCGATGCAAGTCACTCCATCACTGTTTCCCGAGTAATAGCATTGAGCCTCTGCGTCCTATAGCTCGTCACTTCTGGAATTTTCTATCGGTTCATTTAGCGACAGGTAGAGGCTGACCGAATAGAGCGATCCCGATGTGATCTGCTATATCTCCAGGGTTCGCGTGGTCAGTGTTCGCAAGTACAACGATGCAGACATGCTCTTTCGGATATCGCTGGAGGATGCTTCCGAATCCGTACCAGCCGCCCCCGTGATAGTACAAAAGCTTTCCGAATTTGTGAGCGATCACAACGCCATAGCCATAGTTCTGTCCGCCGTAGGCAGTCGTTTCTGGGTAGATTGCAAACATCTGATCCAACGAGCGAGCAGTGAGAAGGCTGCCGGGTTTAGTGAGAGCTTCGTTCCAGCGAAATATGTCCTCGACCGTTGAATAGATCCCACCGGCGGAAAAAGGAACAGTCATATCGCCGAAGGTAGCGTTGATTACATGGCCGTCACGGAAGGAGTAACCCGCAGCCCTATTCCTGAGGATGAGAGCCTGATCGTCATATCCGGAGTTCTCCATTCCTAACGGCTTGAAGATGTTTTTCTTCAGAAATTCTGCATAGGTTTGACTAGAGACCTTTTCGATAACCATGCCCAGCAATATGTAGCCTGTATTTGAATAGTGAAGTTGGGTTCCAGGCTTGAACTCGAGGGGCTTAGTCGCTGCAATCTCGAGCATCTCTCGTGGAGTCGCACCTAGGCGGTCCAGTTCCTTGGCGCGAGGAGTCATGTCGGGATAATTCGGAATTCCCGACGTATGCGTTAACAACTCATGAATTGTAATTTGCCGCCAGGACTCAGGAAGATCTGCGACATACTTCGACACTGGATCCTGCACGTTCAGCAAGCCACGTTCCCCAAGCAACAGAATGCAAGCACCGGTGAACTGCTTTGTCATCGAGAAGATGCGGTACTCTGTGGCTGGGCTGTTAAGAGTACCCCCTTCTTCGTCCGCAAATCCGAAGCCTTTTTCAAATTCGATTTTGCCATTGATGCCGACAAGCACCGCCCCTCGAAAAGAGTCTTGAGCGGTTTGCGAGGTTATGTAGGCGTCTGCATCCCTGAGAGCTTCTTGTGTCTTTGAATCTTGGCCGACGGCAGACAAGGTGCCCACAGTAAGAAAGACAAGAGAAATATAGGTCCGGAAGTCGAACTGTCGAGCGTAGAGGCACATATGAATAGTGTATTCGGCTCCTTTCATGGTTATACAATTCCGACCTGTAGAGGACAACGCGGGGATTCCATCAACCGCAAAATCTATATTGCTGCGTTGCATTCAGTGGCAGCATTCCATTGCAACCAGCACTAATCTACCTTGATTCCATTTTCGCGCCAGGGGTTCGAATCGCCTTGCAGGGCATTCGCAGCACTCCACTGAGCCGCTTCTATAAAGTCAGTAAATTTCCGCCGCTCACCTGAGGGCATGGTCAATTCGCAAGCAATCCT
Coding sequences within:
- a CDS encoding SOS response-associated peptidase — its product is MCGRYGRRSDKQYIAEHYAMRRKIADLPPMPPGYNITPGTFQPVVRLSEETGEREMSLMEWGLVPYWSKMHKMISNCARDDKLTISGAWIKPFQQRRCLIPGEFFYEWEVPTPEDKRRKITKPWAVALTDDRLFSFGGIWDRWKDRASGNVLESFAIVTVDPNEVLEPFHNRCPLILEPKDYDRWLAPAESSHLPIDLVRTYPSESMKAWRVAPLKGDGPQLLEPLTNPLEAMQVTPSLFPE
- a CDS encoding serine hydrolase domain-containing protein, whose amino-acid sequence is MKGAEYTIHMCLYARQFDFRTYISLVFLTVGTLSAVGQDSKTQEALRDADAYITSQTAQDSFRGAVLVGINGKIEFEKGFGFADEEGGTLNSPATEYRIFSMTKQFTGACILLLGERGLLNVQDPVSKYVADLPESWRQITIHELLTHTSGIPNYPDMTPRAKELDRLGATPREMLEIAATKPLEFKPGTQLHYSNTGYILLGMVIEKVSSQTYAEFLKKNIFKPLGMENSGYDDQALILRNRAAGYSFRDGHVINATFGDMTVPFSAGGIYSTVEDIFRWNEALTKPGSLLTARSLDQMFAIYPETTAYGGQNYGYGVVIAHKFGKLLYYHGGGWYGFGSILQRYPKEHVCIVVLANTDHANPGDIADHIGIALFGQPLPVAK
- a CDS encoding DUF3560 domain-containing protein gives rise to the protein MFVGKHSTAIQKRRNYPMTYTATYSPEDNKLRLYSSTRLDRELYARVRGAGFIYAPKQELFVAPMWTPEREDLLIELCGEIDDEDTSLVERAEERADRFVDYKDKRIGDAERAQEAVSRIADNIPLGQPILIGHHSERHARKDAERIENGMRKTVKMWHTAKYWEDRAKGALRHAKYKELPGVRHRRIKGLEADLRRYQNSFTPDPKTKPQMWDGEEHVWITNGSRGGRWAKSSSLPAIEQQSRRWIEHLQNRIAYEKAMLGEAGGIAAAQFTIEVGGRVLVADEWVVVLKLNRAGGTLNSISTTPLRHWHGSSTKIEIERVKDYRAPGPGDIEKVKAATKLPPLCNYPGEGFAQMTQAEWDKKHKDYKTTRAVDATATHARHRVRHAMTTGYKYGHIFITDAKRVDPPAAPLAPADPEVFAREKDLRQGTDVSPSMEMSRAIHAAIPKDDRIPSYEQLHEMGKAAAAGVQVVIAPQLFPTPPELADRMVALADIRPGQQVLEPSAGTGRIIDAIRRNAHGYAITAVELNCNMAHRLRTIDCVDDTRQADFLECNGDLGTFDRIVMNPPFSNADDIKHIMHALKMLKPGGRLVAICANGPRQNDKLRPIVEARGGIWEELPSDTFISTGTSVRTVLLMLDA